Proteins encoded together in one Lachnospiraceae bacterium JLR.KK008 window:
- a CDS encoding VIT and VWA domain-containing protein, translated as MKERKRWLCLLCTLLILLSSSLTVYGEEAGETPNANVIKDGELDSYFVVKDRTLAPYFVVKDGDPSIDRFPLKDTTVVANVNGIIADVYVTQTYVNEGTNPINASYVFPASSSAAVHGLKITVGDQTVTAQIKEKEEAKEVFEEAKSEGKVATLMEQQRPNVFTMDVANIMPGMTTSIELHYTEMIQPLEGLYEFSFPTVVGPRYVSAPKEGESAKDNSWAASPYLHEGETPDGTYNITVNLSAGVPVTELSCKTHKVNVIKGDETAACITLADSEDYAGNRDFILQYRLTGEAVQSGLLLAPGEAENFFMLTVQPPQRYQPEEIPPREYIFVLDISGSMYGHPIDTAKSLISDLVSSLNATDSFNLILFSDEFYQLAPASLPANAENIQLAIHLIEKQEGCGGTEMTPALQQALAIPADPNTARSIVTITDGYICDEQEIFRTINENMGTTSFFSFGIGTSVNTYLTKGIATAGLGESFVVTNEADAQACAQRFRNYISAPLLTNIQIEYDGFDVYDVEPSVPSTLFAQKPIVLFGKWQGEPSGTIKVTGKSGNADYLQEIPVKDGKVCENAETLGLLWARSRLQRLTDYGCTPDNPDTKAEVTRLGLTYNMMTSYTSFVAVIDTVVNPDAAATDVEQANPLPLEVSDLAVGSGYSYYSEPGIFLTLFMATVVILFIPLRRRRNIHQ; from the coding sequence ATGAAAGAACGTAAACGCTGGTTGTGCCTGTTGTGCACACTCCTGATCCTGCTTTCCTCTTCTCTCACCGTTTATGGAGAAGAGGCCGGAGAAACGCCAAATGCCAATGTCATCAAAGACGGAGAACTGGATTCTTATTTTGTCGTTAAGGACCGCACACTGGCCCCTTACTTCGTCGTCAAAGACGGAGATCCGTCCATTGACCGTTTTCCTTTGAAGGATACAACCGTGGTGGCAAATGTCAACGGGATCATCGCCGATGTATATGTGACCCAGACATATGTCAATGAGGGGACAAACCCGATCAATGCAAGCTATGTTTTCCCTGCCTCCTCAAGCGCTGCCGTCCACGGTCTGAAGATCACAGTCGGGGATCAGACCGTGACCGCCCAGATCAAAGAAAAAGAGGAAGCCAAAGAAGTGTTTGAAGAAGCGAAAAGTGAGGGAAAAGTTGCTACTCTCATGGAACAGCAACGCCCTAATGTGTTCACGATGGACGTCGCCAACATTATGCCTGGTATGACTACAAGCATCGAACTACACTACACAGAGATGATACAGCCTCTGGAAGGCCTTTATGAATTTTCCTTTCCCACAGTAGTCGGACCGCGCTATGTCAGCGCTCCGAAAGAAGGAGAAAGCGCCAAAGACAATAGCTGGGCCGCCAGCCCCTATCTGCATGAAGGGGAGACCCCGGACGGTACTTACAACATCACCGTCAACCTTTCCGCCGGTGTGCCGGTCACGGAGCTGTCTTGCAAGACTCACAAAGTCAACGTCATAAAAGGGGACGAGACCGCCGCCTGTATCACCCTTGCCGATTCCGAAGATTATGCCGGCAACCGTGATTTCATCCTGCAATACCGGCTGACCGGAGAGGCCGTACAGAGCGGCCTGTTGCTGGCCCCGGGAGAAGCGGAAAACTTCTTTATGCTGACTGTCCAGCCTCCGCAGCGTTATCAGCCGGAAGAGATTCCTCCGAGAGAATATATTTTCGTACTTGACATTTCCGGTTCCATGTACGGGCATCCGATTGACACCGCAAAATCACTGATCAGCGATCTCGTGAGCAGCCTGAATGCGACAGACAGCTTTAATCTGATTCTGTTCTCCGACGAATTTTACCAACTGGCACCCGCCTCGCTGCCTGCCAATGCCGAAAATATACAGCTGGCTATCCATCTCATTGAAAAGCAGGAAGGATGCGGCGGCACAGAGATGACGCCGGCACTGCAGCAGGCACTTGCCATCCCGGCAGACCCCAATACTGCCCGCAGCATCGTAACGATCACCGACGGCTACATTTGTGATGAGCAGGAGATTTTCCGCACAATCAATGAGAACATGGGGACGACGAGTTTCTTTTCCTTCGGTATCGGAACTTCTGTCAATACTTACCTGACCAAAGGAATCGCCACCGCAGGCCTGGGAGAATCTTTTGTCGTCACCAATGAAGCCGACGCACAGGCTTGTGCGCAGCGATTCCGCAATTATATCAGCGCACCGCTTCTCACGAATATTCAGATAGAGTATGACGGCTTTGACGTATACGATGTGGAACCTTCCGTCCCCTCGACCCTCTTCGCCCAGAAGCCAATCGTTCTCTTTGGAAAATGGCAGGGCGAGCCTTCCGGTACAATCAAAGTCACCGGGAAATCCGGTAATGCAGACTATCTGCAGGAGATTCCTGTGAAGGATGGCAAAGTCTGTGAAAACGCGGAGACACTGGGACTCCTCTGGGCCCGCTCCCGTCTGCAGAGACTGACCGATTATGGCTGTACACCGGATAATCCCGATACCAAAGCGGAAGTGACAAGGCTCGGCCTTACTTATAACATGATGACCTCATACACTTCGTTTGTCGCAGTAATCGACACAGTTGTCAATCCGGATGCGGCGGCAACAGACGTAGAACAGGCCAACCCGCTGCCGCTTGAAGTTTCCGACCTGGCCGTAGGCTCCGGCTATTCTTATTACTCAGAGCCCGGAATCTTCCTCACGCTGTTTATGGCTACAGTCGTTATATTATTCATACCGCTTCGCCGCAGGCGGAACATTCATCAATAA
- the xrtK gene encoding exosortase K gives MNISTLQIKYKSLLLENFIYYLVGFLLIFCLKLFYSRAASESLSWILAPTALCVSLFTGIPFTAQPGAGYVNHSLRFIIAPSCSGLQFMIVVTALLLFSFVHRTKRKITWSLFVLCFSFLYTILVNSLRITLAIYIPLYFPALTHYGVLTPERLHTLIGTVIYFSALLIAYRAGESICRANTDKTTPHSALGLFLPAFWYFFIVLGLPFLNHAYRKEREQFTEYTALIVCSCLAVACFPLLRLLLKALGKQRKADACLPADSLSHAAPRKAFDTPAYK, from the coding sequence ATGAACATCAGTACGTTACAGATAAAATACAAATCATTACTCCTTGAAAACTTCATATACTATCTTGTGGGTTTCCTTCTTATATTTTGTCTCAAACTTTTTTACAGCAGGGCCGCAAGCGAATCGCTTTCCTGGATTCTCGCCCCCACCGCTCTCTGTGTCAGCCTGTTCACAGGCATTCCGTTTACCGCACAGCCCGGCGCAGGATATGTCAATCACAGTCTGCGGTTTATCATCGCCCCTTCCTGCAGCGGACTCCAGTTTATGATCGTCGTCACCGCCCTCCTTCTGTTTTCCTTCGTACACCGTACGAAAAGAAAAATCACCTGGAGCCTGTTTGTCCTCTGCTTCTCCTTCCTGTACACGATACTGGTCAACAGCCTGCGGATTACTCTGGCGATCTACATCCCCCTTTATTTTCCTGCGCTCACCCACTATGGCGTTCTCACTCCGGAGAGACTTCATACCCTGATCGGCACCGTCATCTATTTCTCCGCTCTGCTCATCGCTTACCGCGCCGGTGAATCGATCTGCCGGGCAAATACAGATAAGACAACGCCTCACAGCGCACTCGGCCTTTTCCTTCCCGCTTTTTGGTACTTTTTCATCGTACTCGGACTGCCGTTTCTCAATCATGCCTACCGGAAAGAGCGGGAACAGTTCACCGAATATACGGCTTTGATCGTCTGCAGCTGCCTGGCCGTCGCCTGTTTTCCACTTCTGCGACTTCTTCTGAAAGCACTCGGAAAGCAGCGCAAGGCAGACGCCTGTCTTCCCGCTGACTCGCTCTCCCATGCAGCGCCGCGCAAAGCATTTGACACTCCTGCATACAAATGA
- a CDS encoding DegV family protein, giving the protein MEKTGIVTDSHSSITQKQAKELGIFVLPMPFYIDNACYYEDVTLSREEFFRELNRGAEITTSQPAPAQVMEYWDKALAHYEQILYIPISSGLSGSCATACAMAQEPLYRDRVFVVDNGRVSAPLHCTILDALDLIARGYSAGEIRRLLEQYRDKMVIYVGVDTLEHLKKGGRVTPAAAAIGTVLNIKPVLRFDVGTLEPFKKCRGFHKAKKVMLEAVRHDLTTRFADWYERGDFHLLAASSAAQEDTEQWLSEIREYFPGTEVICDALSLGVSAHIGYGGLGIGCSCKPHTLPK; this is encoded by the coding sequence ATGGAAAAGACCGGCATTGTGACCGACAGCCACAGCAGCATTACACAAAAACAGGCAAAGGAACTGGGCATTTTTGTCCTTCCGATGCCTTTTTACATTGATAACGCATGTTATTACGAAGATGTAACCCTGTCCCGGGAAGAATTTTTCCGGGAACTGAATCGCGGTGCGGAGATTACGACCTCCCAGCCCGCTCCGGCACAGGTGATGGAGTACTGGGACAAAGCACTGGCACACTATGAGCAAATCTTATATATTCCCATCAGCAGCGGACTGTCCGGTTCCTGTGCCACCGCCTGCGCCATGGCGCAGGAACCGCTTTACAGAGACAGGGTCTTTGTCGTTGACAACGGCCGGGTGTCCGCACCCCTTCACTGTACGATCCTCGATGCCCTTGATCTGATCGCCAGAGGATACTCTGCCGGTGAGATCCGCCGGCTTCTGGAACAGTATCGGGATAAAATGGTCATCTATGTCGGCGTGGACACGCTGGAACATCTGAAAAAAGGCGGCCGCGTCACACCTGCCGCCGCTGCCATCGGCACCGTTCTCAATATTAAGCCTGTACTCAGATTTGATGTGGGAACGCTGGAACCTTTCAAAAAATGCCGGGGCTTCCACAAAGCAAAAAAAGTCATGCTGGAAGCAGTGCGGCACGACCTGACGACCCGCTTCGCAGACTGGTATGAACGAGGCGATTTTCACCTTCTTGCGGCCTCCAGCGCCGCGCAGGAGGACACAGAGCAGTGGCTGTCCGAGATCCGGGAATATTTCCCCGGCACTGAAGTGATATGCGACGCTCTGTCTCTCGGCGTATCCGCCCACATCGGCTACGGCGGACTGGGCATCGGCTGCTCCTGTAAGCCGCATACACTTCCAAAATGA
- the addA gene encoding helicase-exonuclease AddAB subunit AddA: protein MGSKAGISYTQEQQEVIDARACSLLVSAAAGSGKTAVLVERIVRMVSDPQRPVDIDRLLIVTFTNAAAAEMRERISAALGRRLEEEPDNEHLQRQMTLLHNAQITTIDSFCLFVIRNNFNDIGLDPGFRVADEGELKLLRGEVMTALMEDHFAQKDGEFLTCVESFHAGGDEKALAEHILRLYEFSRSHPFPEQWLQEAARGYAPEDAEDAEAADWLAFAREDLRKLLSACVSHLERALSVCGQPDGPYMYAPLLEKEREMLACAADRESFRAYGEAVAGITFGRLPSKKDETVSLEKRELVKAMRTEVKEALDKAEKRYFFLPFSEQISEMQAGSGIVRTLVSLTLEFSRRMTEKKQEKNLLDFSDMEHYALEILLKETPEGGHIPSETAREYQDYFQEIIIDEYQDSNLVQEYVLQSISGEETGRYNRFMVGDVKQSIYKFRLARPEIFMEKYRNYQTEGDRRKISLHKNFRSRKEVTDEVNDIFSRIMGEELGGVAYDEEAALYPGAVYPPYEKAGAELLLLAREEGSLPAAEQEAHLVARRIRRLLQDHQVTDTESGLLRPVRYGDITILLRSNVGWDETMQNILKQYGIPAYRASSTGYFSSQEIRTMLHFLRILDNPLQDIPLFGVMTSSVGGFTEQEIAQLRAASPKKKLYEALCESADAEEKEGKGRKFLSLIQTYRGKTVFEPVRQILREVMAETGYMQYMTAFPEGDIRRANLEMLLLKAAEFEKTGSHGLFAFIRYMEQLEKYEVDYGVAGVTDEYADVVRIMSVHKSKGLEFPVCIVAGLAKRFPVQDQAKSLLMDVDMGLGCEYVDIRKRLQRTTLRRNVLARRQQLDNLGEELRILYVAMTRAREKLILTGCISEPAMKLTALGRTETAKGWTGQGSKSSFLTLSTAGSLLDFLLPVAERIRVIEASELKKDEVEAAVLDSYRRRRLEEYEAEGYVEQWKQLFEQRFAYRYPWNLSELYTKTTVSELKMEKMTEATEGAAHLFDTEEKEAHVPRFCREEQRLTGSVRGSAFHRAMELLDFADIPQNVSKKEMTDIVNQLLERFMADRKMTEEERDCIYAAKIADFLLTDVAGRMRRADRKGLLKKEQPFMLGLPANRVREEFPAGETVLIQGIIDVCWEEDGEIVVLDYKTDRVDREEELISRYQTQLAYYGEALATITGKRVKELLIYSFHFGSVCGLQEQPMPSPP from the coding sequence ATGGGGAGCAAGGCAGGAATATCCTATACGCAGGAACAGCAGGAGGTCATTGATGCCAGAGCGTGCAGCCTTCTCGTCTCCGCAGCCGCCGGCAGTGGGAAGACAGCTGTGCTCGTGGAGCGGATCGTGCGCATGGTCAGCGATCCGCAGAGGCCGGTGGACATTGACCGTCTGCTGATCGTCACGTTTACCAATGCGGCGGCGGCGGAGATGCGGGAGCGGATCAGCGCAGCGCTTGGCAGGCGTCTGGAAGAAGAACCGGATAACGAGCATCTGCAAAGACAGATGACGCTGCTCCATAACGCGCAGATCACGACGATCGACAGCTTTTGCCTGTTCGTGATCCGCAATAATTTCAATGACATCGGCCTCGATCCGGGCTTTCGTGTGGCGGATGAAGGAGAACTGAAACTCCTGCGGGGCGAGGTGATGACGGCGCTGATGGAAGACCATTTTGCGCAGAAAGACGGGGAATTTCTCACCTGTGTGGAGAGCTTTCATGCGGGCGGGGACGAAAAGGCGCTGGCGGAGCATATCCTCCGCCTCTATGAGTTTTCGCGCAGTCATCCGTTTCCGGAGCAGTGGCTGCAGGAGGCAGCGCGCGGATATGCACCGGAAGATGCCGAAGATGCGGAGGCCGCGGACTGGCTTGCGTTTGCCAGAGAAGATCTGAGAAAGCTGCTGTCAGCCTGTGTGTCGCATCTGGAACGGGCGCTCTCCGTATGCGGGCAGCCGGACGGACCATATATGTATGCGCCGCTTCTGGAGAAGGAGCGGGAGATGCTGGCCTGCGCCGCGGACAGAGAGTCTTTTCGGGCGTACGGGGAGGCGGTGGCCGGGATCACATTCGGCCGTCTGCCCTCGAAAAAGGACGAGACGGTATCGTTGGAGAAACGGGAACTTGTGAAAGCGATGCGGACAGAGGTGAAGGAGGCGCTGGACAAGGCGGAGAAACGGTATTTCTTTCTGCCCTTTTCAGAGCAGATCAGCGAAATGCAGGCCGGGAGCGGTATTGTGCGGACGCTTGTGTCGCTGACACTGGAATTCAGCCGGAGGATGACAGAGAAAAAGCAGGAGAAAAATCTGCTCGATTTCAGTGATATGGAGCATTATGCACTGGAGATTTTACTGAAAGAGACGCCGGAAGGGGGACATATCCCCTCGGAAACGGCCAGGGAGTACCAGGATTATTTTCAGGAGATCATCATCGACGAATACCAGGACAGCAACCTCGTGCAGGAATATGTGCTGCAGAGTATTTCCGGGGAAGAGACGGGCAGATATAACCGGTTTATGGTCGGGGATGTGAAGCAGAGTATCTATAAATTCCGGCTGGCAAGGCCGGAGATCTTCATGGAGAAATACAGGAATTATCAGACGGAAGGGGATCGGCGAAAGATCAGTCTCCATAAAAATTTCCGCAGCCGCAAAGAAGTGACTGATGAAGTCAATGACATATTTTCCAGGATCATGGGAGAGGAACTGGGCGGTGTTGCCTATGATGAGGAGGCGGCGCTCTATCCGGGGGCGGTTTATCCGCCATATGAGAAGGCCGGTGCGGAGCTGCTTTTGCTTGCCAGAGAGGAAGGGAGCCTGCCTGCGGCGGAGCAGGAGGCGCATCTGGTAGCCCGGCGGATTCGCCGTCTGTTGCAGGACCACCAGGTGACGGACACAGAGAGCGGCTTGCTGCGGCCCGTCCGCTATGGAGATATTACGATTTTGCTGCGTTCGAACGTCGGCTGGGATGAGACGATGCAAAATATACTCAAGCAATATGGGATTCCTGCATACCGGGCTTCGTCTACCGGTTACTTTTCCTCTCAGGAGATCAGGACGATGCTGCACTTTCTGCGGATTCTGGACAATCCTTTGCAGGATATTCCGCTGTTTGGTGTGATGACTTCTTCGGTCGGTGGATTTACCGAGCAGGAAATCGCGCAGCTGCGTGCGGCTTCTCCCAAAAAAAAGCTCTATGAAGCGCTGTGTGAGAGTGCGGATGCAGAGGAAAAAGAGGGAAAAGGGCGAAAGTTCCTGAGTCTGATTCAGACGTATCGCGGGAAGACCGTCTTCGAGCCGGTCAGGCAGATCTTGCGGGAGGTAATGGCGGAGACCGGTTACATGCAGTATATGACAGCATTTCCGGAGGGGGACATCCGCAGGGCCAATCTGGAAATGCTGCTGCTGAAAGCGGCAGAGTTCGAAAAGACCGGGAGCCATGGCCTGTTTGCCTTTATCCGTTATATGGAACAGCTCGAGAAATATGAGGTCGACTACGGTGTGGCCGGTGTCACGGATGAGTATGCGGACGTGGTGCGTATCATGAGCGTCCATAAGAGTAAGGGACTGGAGTTTCCGGTGTGCATTGTGGCCGGGCTGGCAAAGCGGTTCCCGGTGCAGGATCAGGCGAAGAGTCTGCTGATGGATGTTGATATGGGGCTAGGCTGTGAGTATGTCGATATACGGAAGCGGTTGCAGCGGACGACGCTGCGCAGAAATGTGCTGGCACGCAGGCAGCAGCTCGATAATCTGGGAGAAGAACTGCGCATCTTATATGTGGCGATGACCAGAGCCAGAGAAAAGCTGATCCTCACCGGCTGCATCTCGGAGCCTGCGATGAAACTGACGGCGCTTGGCAGGACAGAGACAGCAAAAGGGTGGACCGGCCAGGGAAGTAAGAGCTCCTTTCTGACACTGTCTACGGCTGGAAGTCTCCTGGATTTTCTTCTTCCTGTGGCTGAGCGAATCCGGGTGATAGAGGCATCGGAGCTGAAAAAGGATGAGGTGGAGGCCGCAGTCCTGGACAGTTACAGACGCCGGCGTCTGGAAGAGTATGAAGCGGAAGGGTACGTAGAGCAGTGGAAGCAGTTGTTCGAACAGCGGTTCGCATACCGTTATCCGTGGAATCTGTCAGAGCTGTATACCAAGACGACGGTATCTGAGCTGAAGATGGAGAAAATGACGGAGGCGACGGAAGGAGCGGCGCATCTGTTTGACACGGAGGAGAAAGAGGCCCATGTGCCGCGCTTTTGCCGGGAGGAGCAAAGACTCACCGGTTCTGTCAGAGGCAGCGCCTTTCACCGGGCGATGGAACTGCTTGACTTTGCTGATATTCCGCAAAACGTTTCGAAAAAAGAGATGACTGATATAGTCAATCAATTACTGGAGCGGTTTATGGCAGACAGGAAGATGACGGAGGAGGAGAGAGATTGCATCTATGCGGCTAAGATTGCGGATTTTCTGCTGACGGATGTCGCCGGCCGCATGAGACGGGCCGACAGAAAGGGCCTTTTGAAAAAGGAACAGCCTTTTATGCTCGGCCTGCCGGCAAACCGGGTGAGAGAGGAATTCCCTGCCGGAGAGACTGTGCTTATCCAGGGAATTATCGATGTCTGCTGGGAAGAGGACGGGGAGATCGTTGTGCTTGATTATAAGACTGACCGCGTGGACCGGGAAGAAGAACTGATCTCCCGCTATCAGACTCAGCTTGCCTATTATGGGGAGGCGCTGGCTACGATAACGGGAAAACGGGTCAAAGAATTGCTGATTTATTCGTTTCATTTTGGAAGTGTATGCGGCTTACAGGAGCAGCCGATGCCCAGTCCGCCGTAG